ggcatccactgtcttttgtcagtgactgaaggAAAACCCATCATCTCTTCAAGACAAACAAGGCCATAATGAGTTTGGACGAGGGATAAGGAtgacagtcactgatgaaaaatagtggatgctacctgaaacatctgaccgctTAGAAATATCCAGCTGCATGAGTAACgtttgtattgttgatttaagaaTTAGGAAGTAGACTGGTTTGAATTGTAATTGATAGCTTGTCACAATTATCAGGGTTTGAGCCATTTAATTATTAGAGGTAGTAGATTTAAAGGGAGTGAGCGAGACAGGGTATGAGGTCAGCAGCTGAATATGATTTTATTGGAGAACCTTAAAGccttgttttatttctgccagATTGGGGTGTAGATGATCATGTAATTATGAGGAATTATGAAGCTTTGATTTTTGCAGACTGAGGtaaaatgatatgattttatGCCTTTGAAGGGTTTGATGAAGATGCAATGATTAGGATAGTGTTAGATGGCATGATGGTCGCTAGTGGATAAGACACAGCTGTCATAACCAGTCACCATGCTTGAAGTGTAAGGGGAGAAGTTACAGAGGATGCTGAAGGGTTACCAAGAGTAGGAAAAAATCTCATTGTAATAACTCTTCAAAAGGCATGTATGAAAGATCAGAGACAAACCAACATAACCAAATGGTACAAACACTGGGCAACATTGCATTGTTTCAGCACTATCAAATATCTGTGAACAAAAGCGAATACAAAAGTATGCCCACTTCAGACTGTAGGCAAGACAGATCACAGCAAGGCACTATTGAGGGACCCTGCATGGCACATGACTCTGTATACACTAACACACAGCCGACAGGTTTGCTCACCTGACCTAGGCTAGTACTCTACAAGATGGGTTCTGGTTATGGGTCCCTGCTTATACACAACTTTGTGTGCTTTTGGTCCTGCGTCGGACTTGGCTTGCTTTGACTTAGCCCTCCTAGGCACAAACATAGGCAAGCAAGATTCAGTGACATCCCATTCTACCTAATGTAAGaaacgttttgaataaaaaaaattacaaaaaagttCCCCtgaatataacgttgggtaacctaaattcgcggggtacttaaattcgggatttttcgaaaacggggtatttagggatatgtgctagatgcaacatcagtaataccgctagaaatgcaacctgacagacttacgtattcagaacactggctgaaaagcttcgataagcatggattataaggcgacgaggtcaaaaactctccgtcccttattggaacagtctgaggacttcgtgggagaattaaacaacatggttgtcggctggtttataagaaaaatgtcacatccgcttcctgctcaacacaattatttacaagacaacttattacaatctcttttgctaacctgcaactggattctaagtgtggtcaatcatcaaaactcctctctgttgctacaacctacggcacgtgtattttcccgccgccatattgttaaccagaatcctgttgtcaagcagacgacaaaggtttgtgaggaacacttttttgtctaaatgctgcgtgtgatagtggactgaggaagatattttcctcaaagtttgctcctaacacaacaaggaacacatggacatagtagtattaccattgctacggcatccagctaacttcccatgaataatgtaacgttacacgttgcccgatgatgacgatgggccgactttgagtgaagttctaccgactcaacacacgggttgtacccgaactggcctgatgtgtgcggtacggccgttttttcgtgtattttttttacttggacacgtctatatccatagcactctcctcaagccaaggatggaacgaatagctgctgtataaaatgtgattagcggtaagatattcaacacgaatcttctctcccgaattaatgtgcccccctgtccgacagcaccgcaattgtgcgtgcggcggacggtagtttcaagttgaaatattatggtgtcagcacgactagagacaaaatctaccatatatgattagtgcaaagatagtacatgatactgacagaattatagaaaaaaaggatggtttattgttctgctagattgatttcagtcaaccattatcggaaaaatcccgaatttatgttacccaacgttacctagAATGACTGTAAAAGGTTTGTTTTGGCCTGCAAAAATATGGTAGTCTGTAGGTGACTATATGGGAAAGACTTTCTCAATTTCAGCTAGTGATGCAGATGATACACATCAAGATGTTGCTTTTTGAAATGTGCTAGCAGACTTTATTCATTGATGAATACCTACCGATCCGTCTTATGGGATTTCCGTTTCTCTCCGCCGCTCAGGGCCGCTAGATGTTCCTGCTGGGCGCGGTGTTTGGCCTCGATGCGTTCGCGCCTCTGTCGCTCCAGCCGAGCAGCCTGCTCAGCGCTACGAGCCTGTTCCTCCGCCTGTAGCACAAAGACGAGCAATGTTGGTAAGTTCAGAGTACGTGTGTTTCCTTTTCTTACATTAGACATGCCTAGCACTACTATGATCCTAATCTGACACTTAAGCCAGAAGGTCACCAAATTTGAAAATGGCCACAGACCCAAGCATATTTTTCTGCTACAAATTCTACCTCATTACATAGGAGTGGGGTTGGGCACCTTCAAACATCTCTAAAAAACGCGTAACTACCGAGAGAACGCTGGGCTTTTTACTGCCGAAAATGCCCTTTAGAGTTAAGTGTACTCTTCGGCCGATCCGTATTCCTGCTGTCTAACAGGCACATGGATATTTTGTACCAAAATATTCCTACTTGAAGAATTATATTCTGTGCACAGAAAAATGAGagagaaaatgcatttttgtgtaGGACTGGTATAAATAAATGGTTTCCTTTCAGGAGTGCAGGATTTATTATACAGTCAGATGAAATAAACTTTTGTAACTCAGAGGGTCTCCTGATGTTCCTACCATAGGACTCCAGGGTTTTTCCATTATACCACCACCATCACCGAAATCAACTGTGTTTCCTCCCTTCCAAACGCAGCAGGACAAAGAGCAAGGAAACATTTAGTATTTCAATATCACCACCCTTTGTTATTGATTATCATTTTATCATATGTACATCAAGTGACAGATAAGTTAAAACAATAGTACATAAAGTAATGAAAGACACAGTAAATTGAGATGAAAGCTTATCATTTATTTCTTGTTAAAATGTTTGACATTCTGTTCAAAGTTTAAACTTAAAACAATACATGGAGTAATGAAAAACACAGTAAATTGAGACGAAAGCTTATCAATTTATTTCTTGTTAAAATGTTCTCTTCCAagttttacatcatatctatGATTATGATAGATGagttcaactcaaataaaaactTATGAACTAAAATTGTATGAAGGCTTGGGTGATACCACATGAACAGGGTGTACAGAGACAAACCATGACTTAACAAAAATGTTCGCTGATGTAAATAAGATATGAAAATCTGAATAGTGACACAGAAACTTGTAAAGCTGTAAACTTAAATTCTTTCACACCAAGGTTCATTCTTAAAATACCCAGGTTAAAATGACGAAGTGAGTAAGAAATTAAGTTCctaataaatgataacaatgacaGTGATTCATGCACTGAAAGGTAAACAAGGTGGGCCTTCTGTTGTGCGAAGGTGTGTGATATTGTTTGCCCTACCGCAGGTGAGGTAAATCGGACAGCCTTTTCCACCGACAGGTCGCCAAACAGGCTGTCCAAGTCCTCTGCTGCCTTCACACCGTGGGGACACAAGACGGAGACATTTGTATGGGAACCTGTTCAGACTTGTCAAAGCTCATGGCAGTCACTGTGGCACATACTTTGCTATCAGCAGTACCATTGATTTTGTGTGCCATTAATTTGTTCCACTTATCAATAGTAAAAAGGTGATTGTTGTTAAGGGTTGATCCATTAAAGCGAAGATGTTGGTTACACTTTAGGAAAGGTTGTGCTGGATGAAGGTGGTGATAGAATTTTGTCACAGTTCGAATGTTTTACACACAATTGTCCACCTTTCTTGAACAGAATCTTACTAGTGCATAGCTATCAGCAACAACTGTTTGCAGTATATGATCAAATTTTGGTGCTTCTCCTGGCAAGCATGGGAGGTGCAGGGTGGTACAGGGAGTACAGAAACTTGCAGTAACAGCTCCAGGGTATAGCTACCAGTAGTAACTGTCCATAGTAGGATAGTAGGTGATTGAGTTTTGGTGCTTATCCCGTCAGGTATGGGAGGTGCAGAGTGATGAAGGGAGTACAGAAACTTGCAGTAACAGCTCCAGGGTAAAGCTACCAGAAACAATTGTCCATAGTAGGTGATCAAGTTTTGGTGCTTCTGCTGTCAGTCATTGGAGGTGCAGAGTGATGAAGGGAGTAAGGAAACTTGAACTAACAGCTCCCGCAGCCCTTGCTGCCTGTTGTAGGTTGGGTGGAACGACAGGCTCGCTCATGCCACTCATCTGAGAGTCGGCTCTTCCTCCGTCTCCGTCGTCCATGATAGGGCTGAAGGGCGCCGCAGAACCAGACCGCATCCCGCTACCCGCTCTTGATGGCGGCGTACCAAGGCGACTGCCATTTCTTGCACTCTTTGGAACGTCTATGAATCTCGGTGCTCCGAGATCGCCCATGCCTCCGTCTGGTTGGACCAACTCGTTAGGCGAGTCACAGCCGCCGCCCGAAGGACCGAACATCGGGGGTCCATCCATTGGACCGCCCTGCGGCATCATGTCGGCTGTTGTAGGACGCCCCATGTCAGGAGAGAAGGGCTTGGGGCCTTCCTGCAGATAGGAGCACCTCTCAACATTTGTCTTTCATTCTAGTGAATGTCCAGTTAATATAGTGATATGATCTTTGGCACAATCCACAAGAAGATAATGTCttattttgaaacaattttgcaCATGATCAAGACTTTTTCACTAATAGTATTTTCTGTCATGCTACatacaatactagtatgtatttTCAGTCTGTATAGCATAGTTTTGTGGTTGACAACAATGCATGCAGAAAAAAATCTAGTACCTTAGTTTGCAAGGGTTTTGTCTCTACTTCAAGTACTTGAATGGTATTTATTGCGCTTACATAGAAAAGTGCATGCATTATTTATTTATGCTTCAAGAACGTAGTCAATTGAAATACTTGCTGTATACCATATTGCTCTAACACAAAGAGAACAATGGACTTGATGGCAGACCTGAGTACTCTATTGTGTAGGGAAGGTGCATTATGAGTTATGAATTGGGACTTGTCATGCATAATTAATATTTAACAAGCAGactgaaaggaaaggaaatgtATGTCTGTCATCAACAGAAAAGATATGGTCATTTTGTGATATGTACTTGGCTGTGGAACTTATCTATCTGACAGTGCCATATGGAAAGAAAGCCAAGGCTTGGTTGAAGTTAAAAAGAGGATTAACCCACTTCATGTATGATGAAAAAGAAATTGTAATTGTCTTTTTGCAGGTGCAAACAACCTTGGTTTGTTTAAGTTTGAATCATTTAGAAATTATGAAATGAATTAAGTCAGAGGTGGACTCAGTAAAAATCGATAGAGAATAAATGGTAATTAGCAGATGTCTGGTATTCTGAGAGAGATTTCATTTTAATACATTTAGAGGTTTTCATGCgtaatttgaaatatttttctagCAAGCTTGATAGTGTTGAAGATGTGGAAATTTGCTTGCAGGTTTTGGTCAATTGTTGACCTTTAATGATTTAATCTCTTTCGGTTTGTTCAAAACTGTCAAGCAGGTCTAATTTCTTTTGTTCAGTTTGACAGAAATGCCAAGGTAATGCTGTATTCATGTACACAGTAGAATGCACTTTATCCCAATAGGAGATAAGCATCATGTGATTAACAGTGCATTCCACGTGTTGATGGATGGCTGTGTCCTTTGCTTGCTTTTACATCAGCCTTCAGACATTGTAGGTGTTCACCTTCTTTGCATGCTAAGCACACCGCTTGTATGTGTCATTagcaacgaccctggcgtaTCGGCCTGTGATCCATCCTTTTCCCTGTTTTAGCACTGTCTAgacatcaaccaatcagatacCCTCGCTCTTGTTCTTGGAGGGAAAGctgccagccaatcacgtcaccACTTGCAGTCAACAGGCagtgtgattggctggtagcaACAGGAGAGAGATAATCTGATTGATTGAAGGCTGACCAGCACTAAGGCAGCAGGAAGGATGGAACACAAGCCAGTATGCCAGGGTGATTTTTTGCAGTGGGCATGGCATTAgatgatgctacatgtattaacatgcatcttatcttttttttttcactgatgACTTACTGTCATGTCAGGTGACCACGGTTGGCTGTCCTGTAGCAGCACATCCGGGCGGAGATCAGGGTGGAAGGGGTTATCCCAGGACATCCCGAACTATGGGTCCATGGAGCAGCATGGCAAGACAGACAGGAGTGTTTACAGACAAGTGAAGACTAGAGGATAGTTATAGACTTACAATGTAACACAGTTATGTAAAGGAAGGTCTCTGAGGGGCAACCTGGTATCAATGTATTGGGACATTAGTACATTAGACAGTTTGGTTTCAACTTTTTATTCTGTTGCTAAGTGTATCTATGTCTAAAATAACTCTATTTGTGCAGTTACTGTCACCTTATTTGTCATGGGTGACTATAAAATCTCTCAAAGATTGCAGAACTGTGGAGACTGTGACAGTGactgtacagcgaccaaaagtttggatttatgtaacccctCATTTCATAATTCGAACACGATGTAAGTTGTGAacgtatgatttaaaagacaacaaaacgcacaaaaccTTTAAAGATTTGCTTTTAGAATATGTTGAGTGACATAATCTTTGGTCTTTCAGCCTCTAGAGGGTAAGAAAGTGTTTAATAGTGATGACTTAATGTTTACGAGATTGTGTGGGGTGCCATGCTTGTAATGTAGGTGTACAAAGGCATACCGATACTGTACGAGCCAACCCTTGGAAAAGCGTCTACTTAAGAGACCCTCTCTGTACACCGCTGGCAGGTACTTAATTAGTGACTAGCTCCTAATGTTTCAGACACCTGACGCTGGCGTGCCACCTCTTTTCAGCGGCAGCGACCTGTTTCACAAAGGCCACCATGTCCAGTTTTTGTTCCCGCCCGGGACCTCTCTCTCCCCCCATCACCTTATCTACCATTCCTTCGTTTTCTTAGGGATGAAATTTCCCCCACTTTGTGTAACAAATAGGGCAGTAGGGAACCTTTAACCGAGGAGAGAAAAATCTTTAACTCCAGAAAGTACAAAGCCGGCCCGGATCAAGTGTTGTTGAAAAACACTACAACCCCGGCACTGTGAAACTTTATATGCTGgcaaaataaataaagacaGGGCAGGTTTTGTGCAGAGGTGGTGACTGTGTTTGTCTGTTGTATCTACTGTGTGGATAGATGCGCCATGGGAATACAAATGAACGGCGTACCCAAGTGGAGCACACCTGAGTGGAGTACACCTGACTCGAGCGCACCTGCCCTGATTACCTGGACAGCTAATTGTTCTTTGGCCCCATTTCAAGCGTGGGGTGATGATTACCTCCTAATCTATGACTGCCCTTTTGTGACGGCTGATTTTCCATCCAGCTTATTACCTATTTTTCAGAGCATGGAGCGATGGCCAGCAGATAAGG
The nucleotide sequence above comes from Branchiostoma lanceolatum isolate klBraLanc5 chromosome 14, klBraLanc5.hap2, whole genome shotgun sequence. Encoded proteins:
- the LOC136448209 gene encoding uncharacterized protein isoform X4; translation: MSWDNPFHPDLRPDVLLQDSQPWSPDMTEGPKPFSPDMGRPTTADMMPQGGPMDGPPMFGPSGGGCDSPNELVQPDGGMGDLGAPRFIDVPKSARNGSRLGTPPSRAGSGMRSGSAAPFSPIMDDGDGGRADSQMSGMSEPVVPPNLQQAARAAGAAAEDLDSLFGDLSVEKAVRFTSPAGGNTVDFGDGGGIMEKPWSPMAEEQARSAEQAARLERQRRERIEAKHRAQQEHLAALSGGEKRKSHKTDRRAKSKQAKSDAGPKAHKVVYKQGPITRTHLVEY
- the LOC136448209 gene encoding uncharacterized protein isoform X1: MSWDNPFHPDLRPDVLLQDSQPWSPDMTEGPKPFSPDMGRPTTADMMPQGGPMDGPPMFGPSGGGCDSPNELVQPDGGMGDLGAPRFIDVPKSARNGSRLGTPPSRAGSGMRSGSAAPFSPIMDDGDGGRADSQMSGMSEPVVPPNLQQAARAAGAAAEDLDSLFGDLSVEKAVRFTSPAGGNTVDFGDGGGIMEKPWSPMAEEQARSAEQAARLERQRRERIEAKHRAQQEHLAALSGGEKRKSHKTDRRTDHLTRQVLSLTPTDQKRLYSVLKEEMSKSARAKVQGHKNYRTQDPTGGVHPAVIHDLKKKEKYLRDNNLTMGHWSDYVD
- the LOC136448209 gene encoding uncharacterized protein isoform X2, whose translation is MSWDNPFHPDLRPDVLLQDSQPWSPDMTEGPKPFSPDMGRPTTADMMPQGGPMDGPPMFGPSGGGCDSPNELVQPDGGMGDLGAPRFIDVPKSARNGSRLGTPPSRAGSGMRSGSAAPFSPIMDDGDGGRADSQMSGMSEPVVPPNLQQAARAAGAAAEDLDSLFGDLSVEKAVRFTSPAAEEQARSAEQAARLERQRRERIEAKHRAQQEHLAALSGGEKRKSHKTDRRTDHLTRQVLSLTPTDQKRLYSVLKEEMSKSARAKVQGHKNYRTQDPTGGVHPAVIHDLKKKEKYLRDNNLTMGHWSDYVD
- the LOC136448209 gene encoding uncharacterized protein isoform X3, which produces MSWDNPFHPDLRPDVLLQDSQPWSPDMTEGPKPFSPDMGRPTTADMMPQGGPMDGPPMFGPSGGGCDSPNELVQPDGGMGDLGAPRFIDVPKSARNGSRLGTPPSRAGSGMRSGSAAPFSPIMDDGDGGRADSQMSGMSEPVVPPNLQQAARAAGAAAEDLDSLFGDLSVEKAVRFTSPAGGNTVDFGDGGGIMEKPWSPMAEEQARSAEQAARLERQRRERIEAKHRAQQEHLAALSGGEKRKSHKTDRYRTQDPTGGVHPAVIHDLKKKEKYLRDNNLTMGHWSDYVD